One stretch of Candidatus Tumulicola sp. DNA includes these proteins:
- a CDS encoding regulatory protein RecX: MAQKLRDRGFEPGGIQNAVDECERQRYLDDRTYAQLFVKSLLDRKAVGRMRLLHDLLRHGIDGDLAREVLDEFPDEDDSRIERALAKLETLRPEDGYEQLGRRLERLGFTAPEIAKALRRRAKERGAFPVRFEALE; encoded by the coding sequence TTGGCGCAGAAGCTGCGCGATCGCGGGTTTGAGCCTGGCGGCATTCAGAACGCGGTTGACGAGTGCGAGCGGCAGCGCTACCTCGACGACCGCACCTACGCCCAACTCTTCGTGAAGAGCCTGCTCGACCGCAAAGCGGTCGGCCGCATGCGCCTGCTGCACGACTTGCTGCGCCACGGCATCGACGGCGATCTCGCGCGCGAAGTGCTGGACGAATTCCCGGACGAGGATGACTCACGCATCGAGCGCGCGTTGGCGAAATTGGAGACGCTGCGGCCCGAAGACGGTTACGAACAGCTTGGGCGCAGGCTCGAACGCCTCGGATTCACCGCTCCGGAGATCGCCAAAGCGCTGCGCCGAAGGGCGAAGGAGCGCGGCGCATTCCCCGTCCGCTTCGAAGCGCTCGAGTGA
- a CDS encoding polyphenol oxidase family protein — MTHSDLGGGFVSEPRESGDTVILAGALAGAGALGLASPVSIDARLDADARAWLDEVGFRSKRLCSLSQQHGAEIVSASLLERKRSPDADGIWTDSSSDLLAIRTADCAAMWIVDPRNHRLCMLHAGWRGAAAGIVPAGVRELAGAGGDPREFIAAVGPHLRPCCFEVGPEVAISFQQIEGAILPAKELLAPRMRSDSVALDFSAVLNDAFGRCGVPAESVHIATACTRCHPDLFHSYRRNGAGGPLMISVGVLTS, encoded by the coding sequence ATGACCCATAGCGACCTCGGCGGCGGGTTCGTGAGCGAGCCGCGCGAAAGCGGCGACACGGTTATCCTGGCGGGCGCGCTCGCCGGCGCGGGTGCGCTGGGCTTGGCGAGCCCCGTGAGCATTGACGCGCGACTGGACGCAGATGCGCGCGCGTGGCTGGACGAAGTCGGCTTCCGTTCCAAACGGCTGTGTTCGCTTAGCCAGCAGCACGGCGCGGAGATCGTGTCCGCCTCGTTGCTCGAACGCAAAAGATCTCCGGACGCGGACGGCATCTGGACGGACTCGAGCAGCGATCTGCTCGCCATCAGAACCGCCGACTGCGCCGCCATGTGGATCGTCGATCCGCGCAATCACCGGCTGTGCATGCTGCACGCAGGCTGGCGCGGCGCCGCTGCCGGCATCGTGCCCGCGGGGGTGCGCGAGCTCGCCGGCGCCGGCGGCGACCCACGCGAGTTCATCGCGGCGGTCGGGCCGCATCTGCGCCCGTGCTGCTTCGAAGTCGGGCCCGAAGTCGCCATCTCGTTTCAGCAAATTGAAGGCGCGATTCTCCCCGCCAAGGAGTTGCTGGCACCGCGCATGCGCTCCGACAGCGTCGCGCTCGACTTTTCCGCCGTGCTCAACGATGCGTTCGGGCGCTGCGGCGTGCCTGCGGAGTCGGTCCACATCGCAACCGCGTGCACGCGCTGTCACC